In Pseudomonas campi, the sequence ACGAGATCCCGAGCGTGGCGAAGAAGGCCTCCTGGGGCCTGAAGTACACCCGTTCGATCTCCGATCCGAAGTTCGAAACCGGCACCCCGGACACCGACCGCCAGTTCCTGCGTAACCTGATCGCCTACTACTGCGTTCTGGAAGGCATCTTCTTCTACTGCGGCTTCACCCAGATCCTCTCCATGGGCCGCCGCAACAAGATGACCGGCACCGCCGAGCAGTTCCAATACATCCTGCGCGACGAATCCATGCACCTGAACTTCGGCATCGACGTGATCAACCAGATCAAGATCGAGAACCCGCACCTGTGGGACGCCGCGATGAAGGACGAAGCGACCCAGATGATCCTCCAGGGCACCCAACTGGAAATCGAATACGCACGCGACACTATGCCGCGCGGCGTACTGGGCATGAACGCGGCGATGATGGAGGACTACCTCAAGTTCATCGCCAACCGTCGTCTGACCCAGATCGGCCTGAAGGAAGAGTACCCGGGCACCAGCAACCCCTTCCCGTGGATGTCGGAGATCATGGACCTGAAGAAAGAGAAGAACTTCTTCGAGACGCGGGTTATTGAGTATCAGACTGGTGGGGCGTTGAGCTGGGATTGATTCCTGGGTCTAGACCGCTAAGACAAATTAGAAACGCTTTACCTGAGAATGGATGTTCGGGGTAGCGAGAGAAACTAAAAAGCCCCGCCTAGTGCGGGGCTTTTTATTAATGGAAAATAAAAATTGAAGCAAACACTCTACAAGTACTGCTCAATCTCAACAGAGACACAACTCTCTAGAGCTCTAGACACGCTTAGCGGAAAAATATACTTCCCCACACCATCAAAGTTCAATGACCCCTTTGAGCTATCTGCAAAGGTGAACATATTCTCATCACCACTTCTTACGCACCTAAACACACGAGAAAAAGAAGAAGTACAGCGAGTATTCCGACTCAGGACTCCTGATGCCGTATCCGAAGAGTGGAGAGAAAAAATCGGCATTCTTTGCCTAACAGAGGATCCACTAAATATCCTCATGTGGTCGCACTATGCGCAAAATCACACAGGTATATGCATAGGATTTGACACAGGAGAACTGCCCTTCAGTAGCGCTATGCAGATAAACTATCGCGAAGAAAGGCCAAAAGCTGAATTTGACTCTGACGCTCTAATTGAGCATGTATTACTTACAAAGTCACAACACTGGAAGTACGAAAAAGAATGGAGAGTTCTAAAAAGAACGATAGAAACAGACGAACTAAGCTTTTACCATAATACATTCAAAAACAATCCAGAAAAATTAGACGAAATAGCAGAGGCAATCGAACAGAACGGAGGACCTGGCACATACATATTTGAAACACACGCAATTCGGAGCATATTTTTCGGAGCAAGAATCACACCAAAAAACCGAGACTCTATAATTCAGACAGCTTCATCTATAGCCCCACAAGCAAAATTCTTCCAAGTTGAGTTAGATAACAACTATTTCTGGCTCAATAAAAAAAGGCTTAAATAGCCTGGCGGCCGCGAAAACTGAGTGCAACACCCGACCATTTCGGTACGGTGCTGTCCCTATGAAAGAAAAAAGGGGACAGATTGATTTTCCATCCCCCTTATCTCGGCCAAACCACCGGCTGGGTATCGCCACACTTTCCTCGGCTTCCAGCTACAGATTTCGCCTCGCACGGCGAGTCACTTTCTCTTTGCTCGCGCGAAAGAGAAAGTAACCAAAGAGAAAGCGCGCCCGACATCCGGGTTTCGCTGCGCGAAACTCCCCTCCCTCCGGTGCCGCTCCGGGGGCCGGCTTACAAGGGCCATCCCTGGCCCTTTAAGCCTCTCGCCGCATCCATGCGGCTCGTCCCCCTACGCAACACCTACGCTCGGCCTCCTGACGGGATTCCGGCTCCGAGTTGCTTGGTGGTTCTCTCGGTGAGCAAGCAAGTAGCCCGGATATCCACGGCGGAAAACGCTTCGCGGTTTTCCACCCTACGCAGGTCGGCTTTTGTAGGGTGGACAACGCGAAGCTTGTCCACCAACTGCACATATCACCAGGCAGCTCCAATCGCCCCTTTCAGGAGGCCGAGCGGAATCGTTGTGAAACGGAGCGCAGCGGAGTAACAGCCGAAGGCTGGCCCGAAGGGCGAGCGCAGCGAGTCAAGGGGGTGAGCGACATGGATGTCGCGAGAGCACCGATGGCCAGGGATGGCCCTTCGGCGCGGGCACCTGGAGCAATGATGGAGTGAAGGAAATCTGGCGCAGCCAGCCCCGGATGCAGGGGCGTAGACCTTTTGGGGCGTTTGCGACGGCCAAGATGAACCCACCCAACAGGTCGGAACCACTGCCTCATCACACCCAACAACAAGCAGCGGCACGAAACCAAAGGCGAGAGCATCGCACGGCTTCTCCACCTGACGCACTGCCCCGACCATGTGCCAAGACGCCCCCAAAACACATCTTCCCTTACCGCTCACAATCGCTAGAATGTCGCCCGCCAAAAAACAGTGGCACATCGCCTCCATGAACAAGGACGCTCAATGAAAACCCTGCATTACATGGCTGCAGCCCTGCTCAGCCTAAGCCTTACTGGCTGCGTCTCCTTCAACCCCGCCGGCCCCATCAGCGAACCCACGCAGAAAGCCAGCGCACCCCGCCAACAGGCCGTCATGGTCGATAACGTGGTGGTCTCGGACAGCAGCATCAACGCCGAAGTCCGCAAGAACCTGAGCAGCCAGTTCACCGCCCAGCTGAACAAGCGCATCGAGCGCGGCGAGTACTTCCGTGAAGTGATCAGCTTCCCAGCTACGCTCGGCGAGCAAGATGCCCTGCTCAAGCTGGAGTTCAGCTCGCTGAAAGGCAAGCGCACACCGCATCCGGGCTATTTCCCAGGCGCCATCCTCACTCTGACCGGCTGGATCTGGTTCAACGGCCCGATCTATGTCGACAAGTACGACCTGACCGGCACGCTGTCCTTCGAGGACGCACAGGGCAAAACACTCGCCAGCAGCCAGAAGACCCTGCGCCTCAACCAGAACACCGGCCTGTGGGACGACGACTACTTCAACCTCGCCCTCGGCTCCACCCAGCTCAACCAACTGGTCGAAGAGCTGCTGCAAGACAGCCTCCAACAACTGCCCACTACCCCACAAGGAAGCGCCCAATGAATCGGATTTTTACCCTGCTGCTGACCGCACTGCTGCTCAATCTCACCGGCTGTGCCACTTACTCGCATGACGATCTGACCCCGGTCAAACAGTGGCCGCCGGTCGCCACCAGCGACGCCAAGCCCAGCCTCTACCTGAAAGTGGAAGGCCAACACCTGTTCAATGGCAACCCCACCGGTGCCAACCTGGATCAGGCCAAGTTGGCGGCGTTCGTGCTCAAGGAGTACCAGAGCAGCCAGCAATTCGAGCGCGTCACTCTCGAGCAGCAGACCTCCGATATCTACGCCACCGTACAAATCACCAACCACGAACGCGGCAGCATGGTCGGCGCTTTCATCACCGGCTTCACCCTGTTCGTCATCCCCGGCAAGTACGACAACACGCTGACCATGGAAACCGTGTTCAAGGATGGTCAGGGCAAGGTACTGGGCCGCGTCGAAAAGGAAGAAACCACGACCACCTGGATGCAACTGCTGCTGATCTTCGCCCTGCCCTTCAACGAGTCGCTGGACAACGTGCTGACACAACTGGCGCGTAGCAGCCTGGAAGACGCCGTGCAGCAAGGTCTGCTCACCGCTCAATAACTCCGGGCGCTCATTCGGTGGGCATGGTCTTACAATGCCATGCCGCCGATTGGCCTTCCGGAGCCATCTCTTCGATGTTCACCCTCACCCACCTGACCACCCCACCGCCCGAATCCCTGAAATGCCAGGTGCTGCAGCAGGTAGCCCGGATGTCCACGGTGGAAAACGCTTCGCGGTTTTCCACCCTACGCCCAGGTCAGTTTTTGTAGGGTGGACAACGCGAAGCTTGTCCACCATCCCACGCGAAACATTCGACTCGCCTGAATCCACATTTTTCGCCCTTACGGCAAGCCACTTGACTCGCTTCGCTCGCCCTGCGGGCCAGCCTGCGGCTGTTACTCCGCTGCGCTCCGTATCTCTTTGCCCACGCAGAAAGTAACCAAAGAGAAAACGCACCCAACATCCGGACTTCGCTACGCGAAACGTCTCCTACCTGGCCAATGGCCTGGCTAAAAACGCAATTACAGGCAAATAGCCATTATCTAATGTGATGCAAGTCACGCTAATC encodes:
- a CDS encoding DUF2971 domain-containing protein → MKQTLYKYCSISTETQLSRALDTLSGKIYFPTPSKFNDPFELSAKVNIFSSPLLTHLNTREKEEVQRVFRLRTPDAVSEEWREKIGILCLTEDPLNILMWSHYAQNHTGICIGFDTGELPFSSAMQINYREERPKAEFDSDALIEHVLLTKSQHWKYEKEWRVLKRTIETDELSFYHNTFKNNPEKLDEIAEAIEQNGGPGTYIFETHAIRSIFFGARITPKNRDSIIQTASSIAPQAKFFQVELDNNYFWLNKKRLK